In the genome of Microbacterium endophyticum, one region contains:
- a CDS encoding LysR family transcriptional regulator, with translation MIDLDSIESLIAIERTGTVHAAASTLGFTASAVSQQVKRLERDLGVRLLEREGRGVVLTAAGRRVADEGRSLRVQIETLRSGLHDAGDRPTGTIRLGAFATGVRGLVPELISHAHEDAPDLRVVIDEIDPWDAAAAVTAGSLDVALIHHWEGVGITLPPSLRSEELFRDVADLLVHRDDPAASRDAVTPHDVHDRSWACTPDGTICHDWFRHMFQNEPHTPHIDYRCLEFASQTALVASGLAVALVPRLGRGILPDNVVAVPVHEPVPTRPVSLVWRASMTSAPAVRYLRSALRELSSHNTSCQARSEKLAG, from the coding sequence ATGATTGACCTCGACTCGATCGAATCGCTCATCGCCATCGAACGCACCGGCACTGTGCATGCCGCAGCGAGCACTCTCGGCTTTACCGCTTCGGCCGTCTCGCAGCAGGTAAAGCGACTCGAGCGCGACCTCGGTGTGCGGCTGCTCGAACGCGAGGGGCGCGGAGTTGTCTTGACCGCAGCCGGTCGCCGAGTCGCCGACGAAGGCCGCTCACTGCGCGTGCAGATCGAGACGCTCCGCTCGGGTCTCCACGATGCCGGCGACCGCCCAACGGGCACGATCCGTTTGGGCGCCTTCGCCACCGGTGTGCGTGGACTCGTCCCCGAGCTCATCAGCCACGCCCATGAGGACGCACCCGATCTTCGGGTCGTGATCGACGAGATCGACCCGTGGGATGCCGCCGCCGCCGTCACCGCGGGCTCGCTTGATGTCGCACTCATTCACCACTGGGAGGGCGTGGGCATCACACTGCCGCCCAGCCTTCGAAGCGAAGAGCTCTTTCGAGACGTTGCCGATCTCCTGGTGCACCGTGACGACCCGGCCGCCTCACGCGACGCCGTGACTCCGCACGATGTGCACGACCGCTCGTGGGCCTGCACCCCAGACGGAACCATCTGCCACGACTGGTTTCGACATATGTTTCAAAACGAACCCCACACGCCCCACATCGACTACCGGTGCCTCGAGTTCGCGTCGCAAACGGCGTTGGTCGCGAGCGGACTCGCAGTGGCTCTCGTGCCACGGTTGGGGCGAGGCATCCTGCCCGACAACGTCGTGGCAGTGCCCGTGCATGAGCCGGTGCCCACTCGACCGGTCAGCCTCGTGTGGCGCGCCAGCATGACGAGCGCCCCGGCGGTGCGGTACCTGCGCAGCGCGCTGCGCGAGCTTTCATCCCACAACACGAGCTGTCAGGCAC